In one Flammeovirga yaeyamensis genomic region, the following are encoded:
- a CDS encoding LytR/AlgR family response regulator transcription factor yields the protein MKIVIIEDEYLMAEELESLIINYNTDNEVVAKLTTVEESISYLNEHPMPDLFFSDIQLPDGLSFEIFDEINCKVPVVFCTAYDEYALEAFKVNGIDYILKPFDNNTIGNTLEKVNRMMSQKQPIREDFSSIIAELRGASKNTVKKNILIFKGEKIIPINTTEIAYSYLEAGVTYIYTFDNQKYVTDQSLDTLESNLGNTFYRVNRQFLVNREAIDHVSKYFARKLLVEMKLKNVPDQIVVSKAKASDFLRWLQE from the coding sequence ATGAAAATTGTAATTATTGAAGACGAATATTTGATGGCAGAAGAATTGGAGTCTTTAATCATCAATTATAATACAGATAACGAGGTGGTGGCGAAGCTGACTACGGTGGAAGAATCCATCAGCTATTTAAATGAACACCCAATGCCCGATCTGTTCTTTTCGGATATTCAACTGCCCGACGGTTTAAGTTTTGAAATCTTTGATGAGATCAATTGCAAAGTGCCCGTCGTTTTTTGTACCGCTTACGATGAATATGCTTTGGAAGCCTTTAAGGTGAATGGCATTGATTACATTTTAAAGCCATTTGATAATAATACGATAGGGAATACCTTAGAAAAGGTCAACCGAATGATGTCTCAAAAGCAACCTATAAGAGAAGACTTTTCGAGTATAATAGCAGAATTAAGAGGGGCATCAAAAAATACAGTAAAAAAGAATATTCTGATATTCAAAGGAGAGAAGATCATTCCAATCAATACCACAGAAATAGCCTATTCTTATCTAGAAGCAGGCGTAACTTATATCTATACTTTCGACAATCAGAAGTACGTAACCGATCAGTCCTTAGATACTTTAGAATCTAATCTTGGAAATACATTTTATAGAGTCAATCGACAGTTTTTGGTCAATAGAGAAGCCATTGACCATGTCTCTAAATATTTTGCAAGGAAATTATTAGTAGAAATGAAGTTGAAAAATGTGCCCGATCAGATCGTTGTGAGTAAAGCAAAAGCGAGCGATTTTTTAAGGTGGTTACAAGAGTAG
- a CDS encoding TonB-dependent receptor, producing the protein MHNKLVVFLFGIIFSYQVHGQNKFTISGQITDGSNGEDLPFATVTVKEQASTGATANTYGYYSLSLPEGDYTIIYQYIGYDKIEKPITLNKNITISLELQPTAKNLDEVVITAEPDDQNVTSNVGSVTKLDAQEIKALPTFGGEVDIIKVMQTQPGVKTSGEGNSGFYVRGGGLDQNLVLLDEAPVYNPSHLLGFFSVFNGDVIKGASLYKGGMMPEYGGRTSSVLDIRMKEGNTKGYNVQGGIGTIASRLTVEGPIVKDKGSFMISGRRTYADLFLGLSSDESLSKSNLYFYDLNLKANYKISEKDRIFISGYFGDDKFGFDNTMGINYGNRTGTVRWNHVFNSKLFSNTSLIYSNYNYEFAFGSGDEKRALESVIEDFNFKQDFTFFASSKHTLKFGVNAIHHKIEPGNLTGGANSGVNSSNAPDKYGIEGAIYIQDEFKITDRFSVNYGIRYSLFQGLGNGTEYEFNDKGEVIGAKEYSDGELMQYYGGWEPRLSANYLINSVSSVKLGYNKNYQYLHMLTNSTSSSPTDTWIMSSNNVKPQEAEQISLGYFRNLKDNMFETSVEVYYKDMNNVIDYKTGANVFLNEYVEGDLVYGVGRAYGAEFMIKKNKGRFTGWLGYTLSRSEQKFDEINQGQWFAARQDRIHDINLVAIYQLSPKVTLSGNFIYYTGDAITFPSGRYEVDGKVVPYYTERNGYRMPDYHRLDLAVTWIRKKTDKFESSWNFSLYNAYGRENAYTIDFRPSEEDPSKTEAVQTSLFKWVPSVTYNFKF; encoded by the coding sequence ATGCACAATAAATTAGTAGTATTCCTTTTTGGGATTATTTTTTCATATCAAGTACACGGGCAAAATAAATTTACAATTAGTGGCCAAATTACCGATGGCAGTAATGGAGAGGACCTTCCTTTTGCTACTGTTACGGTAAAAGAACAGGCTTCTACTGGGGCAACAGCCAATACTTATGGGTATTATTCTTTAAGCTTGCCCGAAGGAGATTACACCATTATTTATCAGTATATCGGTTATGACAAAATCGAAAAACCCATTACACTCAATAAAAACATTACGATCTCTTTAGAACTTCAGCCTACTGCTAAAAACTTAGATGAAGTGGTAATTACTGCAGAACCCGACGATCAAAATGTAACGAGTAATGTAGGTAGTGTCACAAAATTAGATGCACAAGAAATTAAAGCCTTGCCTACATTTGGAGGGGAAGTGGATATCATAAAAGTGATGCAAACACAACCCGGTGTGAAAACCTCTGGAGAAGGTAACTCGGGTTTCTATGTAAGAGGAGGTGGCCTCGATCAAAACTTGGTACTACTTGATGAAGCACCTGTCTACAATCCTTCTCACTTACTTGGTTTTTTCTCTGTTTTCAATGGGGACGTTATCAAAGGAGCAAGTTTATATAAAGGTGGAATGATGCCGGAATATGGAGGGAGAACTTCCTCTGTTTTAGACATCAGAATGAAGGAAGGAAACACAAAAGGATACAATGTGCAAGGTGGAATAGGTACCATCGCTTCACGACTTACGGTAGAAGGACCAATCGTAAAAGACAAAGGTTCTTTCATGATTTCCGGACGTAGAACTTACGCCGATTTATTCTTAGGCTTATCAAGTGATGAGAGCCTGAGTAAGTCTAACCTCTACTTTTACGATCTCAACTTAAAAGCCAATTACAAAATATCGGAGAAAGACAGAATATTCATTTCCGGTTATTTTGGTGATGATAAATTTGGCTTCGACAATACGATGGGTATCAATTACGGTAACCGAACAGGTACTGTACGTTGGAATCACGTATTTAATAGCAAACTATTCTCTAATACCTCTTTGATTTATAGTAACTACAATTATGAGTTTGCTTTTGGTAGCGGAGACGAAAAAAGAGCGTTAGAATCAGTCATCGAAGACTTTAACTTCAAACAAGATTTCACTTTTTTTGCTTCATCGAAACATACACTGAAGTTTGGTGTAAATGCTATTCATCATAAAATAGAGCCGGGAAATTTAACTGGTGGGGCTAATTCTGGAGTGAACTCAAGTAATGCTCCCGATAAATATGGAATCGAAGGGGCGATCTATATCCAAGATGAGTTTAAAATTACGGATCGATTTAGTGTGAATTACGGTATCCGATACTCTTTATTCCAAGGTTTAGGCAATGGAACAGAGTATGAGTTTAACGATAAGGGAGAAGTGATTGGTGCCAAAGAATACAGCGATGGAGAGTTGATGCAGTACTATGGTGGTTGGGAACCGAGGTTGTCGGCCAATTATTTGATCAACTCGGTAAGCTCAGTAAAATTGGGGTATAATAAGAATTATCAATACCTGCATATGTTGACGAACTCCACTTCATCATCACCTACCGATACTTGGATTATGAGTTCGAATAACGTAAAACCTCAGGAAGCTGAACAGATTTCATTGGGATACTTCAGAAATCTAAAAGACAACATGTTCGAGACCTCAGTAGAAGTATACTATAAGGATATGAACAATGTGATTGACTATAAAACAGGAGCAAATGTATTCTTAAACGAATATGTAGAAGGCGATTTGGTGTATGGAGTCGGCAGGGCTTATGGTGCAGAGTTCATGATTAAAAAGAATAAAGGTCGCTTTACCGGTTGGCTAGGTTATACACTTTCTCGTTCCGAACAAAAATTTGACGAGATTAATCAAGGACAGTGGTTTGCAGCAAGACAGGACCGAATTCACGACATCAATTTAGTGGCTATTTATCAATTGTCGCCAAAAGTGACTTTATCAGGTAACTTCATTTATTACACTGGCGATGCCATCACTTTCCCTTCTGGAAGATACGAAGTGGATGGAAAAGTAGTGCCTTATTACACAGAAAGAAATGGTTACCGAATGCCGGATTACCATCGATTGGATTTAGCAGTAACATGGATCAGAAAGAAGACCGATAAATTCGAATCGAGTTGGAACTTCTCTCTATACAATGCTTACGGAAGGGAAAACGCCTATACCATCGACTTCCGACCAAGCGAAGAAGATCCATCAAAAACGGAAGCGGTGCAAACCTCATTATTTAAGTGGGTACCCTCGGTAACATATAACTTTAAATTCTAG
- a CDS encoding DUF4249 domain-containing protein gives MKAIKIVFTLIVLAFIVTACEKVIDVDLNDAEPRIVIEAVIWEGEHDMVVKVSKTAPYFDNSPSEKISNASIKLKYDDTTQDVPNTGEGEYRFAINAKAGTTYNLEVMVEGETYTASTSMLDKIAIDSAYSVYEEGFGPIEAGYKVYLKYQDPANVPNYYRLMYDLNGQFQNEPGDLRVYNDTRNDGLEVELGLLTKSFEVGDTLDLTFIHFDEPSYDYFSTLGDIIGGGGPGPSGGSAAPGNPLSNWSNNALGYFSAYNYDTAKVVVIE, from the coding sequence ATGAAAGCGATAAAAATAGTATTCACATTAATTGTTTTAGCATTCATCGTTACTGCCTGTGAGAAAGTAATTGATGTTGATTTAAATGATGCTGAACCTCGAATAGTAATAGAAGCTGTGATTTGGGAAGGTGAACACGATATGGTAGTAAAAGTTTCCAAAACCGCCCCATATTTTGATAATTCACCCTCCGAAAAGATAAGTAATGCAAGCATCAAATTAAAGTATGATGATACCACACAAGATGTCCCCAATACAGGGGAAGGAGAGTATCGTTTTGCTATAAATGCTAAAGCAGGAACAACCTATAATTTAGAAGTAATGGTAGAAGGTGAGACCTATACTGCCTCAACTTCTATGTTAGATAAGATAGCCATAGATAGTGCTTATTCTGTATATGAAGAAGGATTTGGCCCTATTGAAGCCGGATATAAAGTGTATTTGAAATACCAAGATCCAGCCAATGTTCCTAATTACTATCGTTTGATGTACGACCTTAATGGACAATTTCAAAATGAACCGGGTGACTTAAGAGTGTACAACGATACCAGAAACGATGGCCTTGAAGTTGAATTAGGATTACTCACAAAATCTTTCGAAGTAGGAGATACCCTAGATCTTACTTTTATTCATTTCGATGAACCTTCATACGATTACTTTAGCACCCTTGGTGATATTATTGGTGGAGGAGGTCCTGGTCCAAGTGGAGGATCTGCAGCACCTGGAAACCCATTATCGAATTGGTCGAATAATGCATTGGGGTATTTTTCGGCATATAATTATGATACTGCAAAGGTGGTGGTGATAGAATAA
- a CDS encoding 2-dehydro-3-deoxyphosphooctonate aldolase codes for MKKLTYYTLLFLLMSCTSSKTLTKSQYVEQNGFHLRTVSTDPTYGRTEKNPIKVGGVDVKEGPSNERLYLDALAGPRGETVSYYRAGSCCAFESENGFMGMGMLDHYRVTWKGTTDTLSLYLNMYDGGELEAPVGFTIRKSSDQK; via the coding sequence ATGAAAAAACTGACTTACTATACTTTACTTTTTCTACTGATGTCATGTACCTCTTCAAAGACACTAACGAAATCACAATATGTCGAGCAGAATGGTTTTCATCTTAGAACTGTTTCTACCGATCCAACATATGGAAGAACAGAAAAAAATCCGATTAAAGTAGGAGGAGTTGATGTGAAAGAAGGACCATCGAACGAACGATTGTACCTTGATGCTTTAGCAGGCCCAAGAGGCGAAACAGTTAGTTATTACAGAGCGGGCAGCTGCTGTGCATTCGAAAGTGAAAATGGTTTTATGGGCATGGGAATGCTTGATCATTATAGAGTAACTTGGAAAGGAACTACCGATACTTTATCACTTTATCTAAATATGTATGATGGTGGAGAGTTGGAAGCACCTGTTGGTTTTACTATTCGTAAATCGTCTGATCAAAAGTAA
- a CDS encoding carboxypeptidase-like regulatory domain-containing protein translates to MRVYIIMLLLVLCTNVLTYAQDEYILSGTVIDKNEVGLLGAKINIKGDNDFPIITNQKGEFKMLVKGTETLEVSYLEGEKKYIEIARQKTIEILIREEAVVLQIEDLNIDDNIE, encoded by the coding sequence ATGAGAGTTTATATAATTATGCTACTACTCGTGCTGTGTACGAATGTTCTCACTTATGCCCAAGACGAATACATCCTATCAGGTACAGTCATTGATAAAAATGAAGTAGGTTTATTAGGCGCTAAAATCAACATTAAAGGGGATAACGATTTCCCTATTATCACCAATCAGAAAGGTGAGTTCAAAATGTTAGTAAAAGGAACCGAAACTTTGGAAGTAAGTTATCTTGAAGGTGAGAAGAAATACATAGAAATCGCACGTCAAAAAACAATTGAAATATTGATTCGTGAGGAGGCGGTTGTTTTACAAATTGAAGATTTAAATATCGATGATAATATAGAATGA
- a CDS encoding DUF2284 domain-containing protein translates to MEKEILNKCLQYGATKAAIVSVDKITFDEKLRAYCEVDKCGHFGKNYACPPLVGNVNEVIAEAKSYKKALVYQTISDLEHSLDRKGMLNGMRYHDKVANKINKEIEQHFDKHLDLRAGPCTVCKECTAVINEACKHPEKKRASLEAYSINVSLLAKECNMDYEYNERLVTYFGAFLLN, encoded by the coding sequence ATGGAAAAAGAAATACTGAACAAATGTCTTCAATACGGTGCAACCAAAGCAGCTATAGTTTCTGTGGATAAGATCACATTCGACGAAAAACTAAGAGCTTATTGCGAAGTAGATAAATGTGGACATTTCGGGAAAAACTATGCTTGTCCACCTTTAGTGGGTAATGTAAATGAAGTGATTGCAGAGGCAAAAAGCTATAAAAAAGCATTGGTGTATCAAACGATTAGTGACTTGGAACACTCTTTGGATAGAAAGGGTATGCTGAATGGCATGAGGTACCACGACAAGGTAGCGAATAAAATAAATAAAGAAATAGAACAACACTTTGATAAACATCTAGACTTAAGAGCTGGTCCATGTACAGTATGTAAAGAATGTACAGCGGTAATAAATGAGGCATGTAAACACCCCGAGAAAAAAAGAGCTTCTTTAGAAGCCTACAGTATTAATGTGTCTTTATTGGCCAAAGAGTGTAATATGGATTACGAATACAACGAAAGGCTGGTCACTTATTTTGGAGCGTTTTTGTTGAATTAG
- a CDS encoding glycoside hydrolase family 36 protein, with protein sequence MKVLKLLSIAFTALLIASCGNTSKVNDQSVVVNNSAKAIKFRQLLEKSPSIIEDKEGTVISSDKYSLEKNWEGNICKTVLTNTSKEDIHPKDVMLFYVEKHGINSDSPIYGEGFQMLHQNGGTLGQPQNIGSHSDVKHYRIKQLKGLQTAYGLLNINVDGTENFMLGFTSCNKFIGELAYDKDQLIVGFDTEGLSLAPGESWTFEDFIFIDGENQGDLYDRMSVEITKNHPSLKSKKMPIGWCSWYCYREDITDDIMTKNLDIFSKKVPELKYIQLDDGYQPFMGDWLDPNPKYGDVRKTIDGIADKGYMPAIWVAPFIAQKESRVFQEHPEWFVKNEEGKPLTSNTVTFGGWREGPWYCMDGTHPEVQEHLKNIFKTMREEWGINYFKLDANFWGAIHGGQFHDKSATRIEAYRRGMQAIVDACDENTVILGCNAPIWPSFGLVSAQRTSGDINRSWKAFSSLAQENLSRAWQNEMIWDVDPDCIVQAPDSPFGKDPSVLSEDEWMFHLTSIHATGGLALSGDKAKLLTDNNLKDLKKLLQPTGKGAKFKNTKLEIGVTDLGDKQFYYIFNWSDQPKDFDVELVKNGSLSDYWTEEKLETVEGKYSIKQLPAHSAKLLVVNANEKVM encoded by the coding sequence ATGAAAGTCTTGAAATTATTAAGTATTGCCTTCACCGCCTTGCTTATAGCAAGTTGTGGTAATACTTCTAAAGTTAACGACCAAAGTGTTGTTGTCAATAATTCGGCTAAAGCAATTAAATTTAGACAGTTATTAGAAAAATCTCCTTCCATAATAGAAGACAAAGAGGGTACAGTTATCTCTTCTGATAAGTATAGTTTAGAGAAAAATTGGGAGGGGAATATCTGTAAAACAGTTTTAACCAATACTAGTAAAGAAGATATTCACCCAAAAGATGTAATGCTTTTTTATGTTGAAAAGCATGGAATTAATTCAGATTCTCCCATCTATGGAGAAGGTTTCCAAATGTTGCATCAAAACGGAGGGACATTAGGTCAACCTCAAAATATTGGTTCTCATTCTGATGTGAAACATTATAGAATTAAACAATTAAAAGGACTTCAGACGGCCTACGGTTTATTAAACATAAATGTAGATGGTACGGAGAACTTTATGTTGGGTTTTACCTCATGTAATAAATTTATTGGGGAGTTGGCCTACGATAAAGATCAACTGATTGTTGGGTTTGATACTGAAGGGTTATCACTTGCACCGGGAGAAAGCTGGACATTCGAAGACTTTATTTTTATTGATGGGGAAAACCAAGGCGATCTTTACGATAGAATGTCAGTTGAAATTACTAAAAATCACCCATCATTAAAGAGCAAAAAAATGCCTATCGGATGGTGTTCATGGTACTGTTATAGAGAGGACATTACAGACGATATTATGACAAAGAACCTGGATATTTTCTCTAAGAAAGTTCCAGAATTAAAATACATTCAGTTAGACGATGGTTACCAACCGTTTATGGGTGATTGGTTAGATCCAAATCCAAAATATGGTGATGTGAGAAAAACAATCGATGGTATTGCAGACAAAGGGTATATGCCTGCGATTTGGGTGGCTCCTTTTATTGCACAAAAGGAATCGAGAGTTTTCCAAGAACATCCTGAGTGGTTTGTGAAAAATGAGGAAGGTAAGCCATTGACTTCTAACACTGTTACTTTTGGAGGTTGGAGAGAAGGACCTTGGTATTGTATGGACGGTACACACCCTGAAGTTCAAGAACATTTAAAGAATATCTTCAAGACGATGCGTGAAGAATGGGGAATTAATTACTTCAAATTGGATGCAAACTTTTGGGGAGCTATTCATGGCGGACAGTTCCACGATAAATCCGCTACTCGTATCGAAGCTTACAGAAGAGGAATGCAAGCTATTGTAGATGCATGTGATGAAAACACAGTAATTTTGGGTTGTAATGCACCAATTTGGCCTTCTTTTGGTCTGGTTTCAGCACAACGTACCAGTGGTGATATAAATAGAAGTTGGAAAGCATTTAGTAGCCTTGCACAAGAAAATTTAAGTAGAGCATGGCAAAACGAAATGATTTGGGATGTAGATCCTGATTGTATCGTTCAGGCTCCAGATAGTCCATTCGGTAAAGATCCATCTGTATTATCAGAAGATGAGTGGATGTTCCATCTTACATCTATACATGCAACTGGTGGATTGGCTTTAAGTGGTGATAAAGCAAAGTTACTTACAGATAACAACTTAAAAGACTTAAAGAAGTTGCTTCAACCAACAGGCAAAGGAGCAAAATTTAAAAATACAAAGTTAGAAATTGGTGTGACCGATTTAGGTGACAAACAATTCTATTACATCTTCAACTGGTCGGATCAGCCAAAAGATTTTGATGTAGAATTAGTAAAAAATGGTTCATTATCAGATTACTGGACAGAAGAAAAATTAGAAACGGTTGAGGGAAAATATTCAATCAAACAATTGCCTGCGCATTCAGCAAAACTGTTAGTAGTAAATGCCAATGAAAAGGTAATGTAA